Proteins encoded within one genomic window of Panicum virgatum strain AP13 chromosome 1N, P.virgatum_v5, whole genome shotgun sequence:
- the LOC120655629 gene encoding signal recognition particle 19 kDa protein-like has product MNVAGEAWVTNSKKWSVLYRVYIDSRKTVAEGRRVTAGKACPDPTCGEIADCCSHLNIPCHIEPDKSYPRDFLQVGRVRVQLKRDDGSLVNPEIVTKKKLMLQVAELVPKHLGRTRKQEPASNSSSTAPSQPGKV; this is encoded by the exons ATGaacgtcgccggcgaggcgtGGGTTACTAACAGCAAGAAGTGGAGCGTCCTCTACCGTGTATATATCGACTCCAGGAAGACGGTCGCGGAGGGCCGACGCGTCACCGCCGGCAAGGCCTGCCCCGACCCTACCTGCGGCGAGATCGCCGATTGCTGCTCGCACCTCAATATCCCTTGCCATATCGAG CCAGATAAATCGTACCCGAGGGATTTCTTGCAGGTGGGGAGGGTGAGAGTGCAGCTCAAGAGGGATGATGGCTCCCTTGTTAACCCAGAGATTGTTACTA AGAAGAAGCTGATGCTCCAGGTTGCGGAGTTGGTTCCTAAGCATCTTGGAAGGACTAGGAAGCAGGAACCTGCTTCCAATTCTTCATCAACAGCCCCATCACAGCCGGGAAAGGTTTGA